One stretch of Nitrososphaerota archaeon DNA includes these proteins:
- a CDS encoding alanine--glyoxylate aminotransferase family protein: MTPGPVEVSPRVLTALATPQIYHYYPGFIEFFQDTIEKVKRVFQTKHDVILMQGEGVLGLEAAIANILNPGDKVLVCDSGPFGKWFRVYVENYDGVAIEASVDPREVMNVELVKKVMDEHRDLRALTIVHCETPCGTLNPIGEICKEAKKRGLITIVDAVASLGGVDVRPDEWGVDICISASQKCVSSTAGLTLMSVSEDAWKAMEAKKKPLRNSYLSILDYKDTWLKQKRFPFTPFVAEVYALNEAVSELLEEGLEHSFNRHRAVAELCRKYVKEMGLTLWPKKDEYASNTVTAVEVPASYSDKTIVEHMAEKYGVLIGGGYGETKGKVLRIGHMGYQATIANIIATMETLRLTLKELR; the protein is encoded by the coding sequence ATGACGCCTGGTCCGGTAGAGGTCTCTCCTCGCGTGTTAACAGCTTTAGCTACCCCACAGATCTACCACTACTACCCCGGTTTCATAGAGTTCTTTCAGGACACTATAGAGAAGGTTAAACGGGTATTTCAGACAAAGCACGATGTTATATTGATGCAGGGTGAGGGTGTGCTGGGCTTAGAGGCGGCAATAGCAAACATACTTAACCCGGGAGATAAGGTCTTAGTCTGTGATTCAGGACCTTTCGGCAAGTGGTTCCGTGTATACGTAGAGAATTATGACGGGGTCGCGATCGAAGCTTCTGTAGATCCACGCGAAGTGATGAATGTTGAGTTGGTTAAGAAGGTAATGGACGAACATAGAGATCTTAGAGCACTAACTATTGTTCACTGCGAAACACCTTGCGGCACACTAAACCCAATCGGAGAAATATGCAAAGAAGCTAAAAAGCGTGGGCTAATAACTATCGTAGATGCGGTCGCATCTCTAGGTGGAGTTGATGTTAGACCTGACGAGTGGGGGGTTGATATCTGCATTTCAGCTTCACAGAAATGTGTCTCTTCGACGGCTGGTCTCACCTTGATGAGCGTAAGCGAAGACGCTTGGAAAGCTATGGAAGCCAAGAAGAAGCCGTTAAGAAATTCTTATCTCAGCATCCTAGATTATAAGGATACATGGCTTAAGCAGAAGAGGTTCCCCTTCACACCTTTCGTAGCAGAAGTCTACGCTTTGAACGAAGCTGTATCCGAGCTTTTAGAAGAGGGACTTGAGCATTCATTCAACAGGCACCGTGCAGTCGCCGAGCTTTGCAGAAAATATGTCAAGGAGATGGGGTTGACTCTCTGGCCTAAGAAAGATGAATATGCTTCTAATACGGTCACAGCTGTGGAAGTACCAGCAAGCTATTCTGACAAAACCATAGTTGAACATATGGCTGAAAAGTACGGTGTGCTTATAGGTGGGGGCTATGGTGAAACTAAGGGTAAGGTTCTGCGAATAGGGCACATGGGGTATCAAGCTACAATAGCAAACATCATTGCTACAATGGAGACACTTCGTCTAACCCTAAAAGAGCTGCGCTAG
- a CDS encoding cysteine hydrolase codes for MLQITDMQDDFGNPNSPFYLPMFKSIVPNIKMLLDKARELDMVVIHTNSFAYPTPGERRWKSLRGSFNGWFGPEVDELKPLDRAREYVVPKTTHDPFFRTFMDKLLDTFPMIDTVIVTGVATNVCVMYSIAGYCIRGFRVIVPIDCVGASTEEMQIAALNVIKAICPAFPVTITTSYTLTLENYSF; via the coding sequence TTGTTACAAATCACCGATATGCAGGATGACTTTGGAAACCCTAATAGTCCATTTTATTTGCCTATGTTTAAAAGCATCGTCCCTAACATAAAGATGCTCCTTGATAAGGCTAGAGAGCTTGATATGGTTGTAATACACACAAATTCATTTGCTTATCCAACACCAGGTGAACGAAGGTGGAAGTCGTTAAGAGGTAGTTTCAATGGTTGGTTTGGACCAGAGGTCGACGAACTTAAGCCTTTGGATAGAGCCAGAGAGTATGTCGTCCCTAAAACAACGCACGACCCCTTCTTCCGAACGTTTATGGACAAACTACTTGACACGTTCCCAATGATTGATACTGTTATAGTAACAGGGGTTGCCACTAATGTATGTGTAATGTATTCAATCGCTGGATATTGCATAAGAGGATTTAGGGTCATCGTACCAATCGATTGCGTAGGCGCTAGCACAGAAGAAATGCAGATAGCAGCCTTGAATGTAATCAAGGCAATCTGTCCAGCTTTTCCAGTTACTATAACTACATCATATACGCTAACACTCGAAAACTACTCTTTCTGA
- a CDS encoding ABC transporter substrate-binding protein, with protein sequence MVIIAIIAGIVGYYSGIQSIGEVRPTTVTITTKVTFTATTTTTATTTSTTTAILAFQPVLDRFKLGSAQPNTPDFIVWHIAKERGIFQKYLPNVELVEFAGGTGELVKALSDNSIQVGWGLTEGILLGVVKGAKIGIAATIMESPLRWVIVVKPDAPYKSIQDLKGKTVATSRPGGGSNIVTLKTFADLGWVEGRDYYINPIGDLNAMIAGVKAGTLDALTFSRGVLTSLIEKGELRILAEVNYQWPEFSLGVTRDFASKNPEAVRAVILALNEAMKIFNQEKDYAKGLLKSMFGLSDAAAEEFYTFVRYSLDGVIFISPLDKAQDFMILGGVMSEKERIKPIEAVIPGFAPIKP encoded by the coding sequence ATGGTAATAATAGCCATAATTGCTGGTATAGTAGGCTATTATAGCGGTATTCAATCTATAGGTGAAGTTCGACCAACTACTGTAACCATCACAACTAAAGTGACTTTTACTGCAACTACCACTACAACTGCTACTACAACAAGTACTACTACAGCTATTCTTGCCTTTCAACCTGTTTTGGATAGATTTAAACTAGGATCAGCTCAGCCAAACACACCAGACTTTATAGTATGGCATATAGCGAAGGAAAGAGGTATATTTCAAAAATATTTACCTAATGTTGAGCTGGTTGAATTTGCAGGTGGAACGGGGGAATTAGTAAAAGCTTTATCTGATAATAGCATACAAGTAGGCTGGGGACTTACTGAAGGCATTCTGCTTGGCGTAGTGAAAGGTGCTAAGATTGGTATAGCGGCGACGATAATGGAATCTCCATTGAGATGGGTAATAGTTGTGAAACCAGACGCACCCTATAAGTCAATACAAGATCTTAAAGGGAAGACAGTTGCTACAAGTAGACCCGGAGGTGGTTCAAATATAGTTACACTGAAGACCTTTGCAGATCTTGGTTGGGTGGAGGGAAGAGATTATTATATTAATCCAATAGGTGACTTGAACGCTATGATAGCTGGGGTTAAAGCAGGCACACTTGATGCTTTAACATTTAGCAGAGGCGTATTAACAAGCCTCATAGAAAAGGGAGAGCTCAGAATATTAGCTGAAGTAAATTATCAGTGGCCCGAATTCAGTCTAGGAGTAACTAGAGACTTTGCATCAAAGAACCCAGAAGCGGTGAGAGCTGTGATCTTGGCGCTTAATGAGGCTATGAAGATCTTTAATCAAGAAAAGGACTATGCGAAAGGGCTCTTAAAGTCAATGTTTGGACTTTCTGATGCCGCTGCAGAAGAATTTTACACATTCGTTAGATACTCTCTAGATGGCGTGATTTTCATTTCACCGCTAGACAAAGCGCAAGACTTTATGATCCTAGGCGGAGTAATGAGTGAGAAAGAAAGAATTAAGCCTATAGAAGCAGTTATACCAGGTTTCGCTCCAATTAAACCATAA
- a CDS encoding ABC transporter permease subunit yields MKFDKQTLLILLVQFSSVIAIVVAAELSVRLGLISPIFLSKPSDAIVTLFNLFSRGVVTQLFLSTLSALFIAFVLSIVIGVYFGMIIGSVKILKEGMEPLVAVFFSIPKVLLIPIFWSIFGFSFEYKVAYSFIHGLPPILLNVIAMTTLTEESHLKVAKLYGASRLQLYQKIILPSITFGLLSSLRLALNLCLIGVIIAEMFVGTTGLGFALRQYASTFKIPEFYAIIYLLASFSVSINIILLGFERRIITRRGLRTAVRVL; encoded by the coding sequence ATGAAGTTCGATAAACAGACTTTGTTAATATTGTTAGTACAATTTTCTAGTGTAATCGCAATCGTTGTAGCGGCTGAACTGAGTGTTAGATTGGGTCTGATATCCCCGATTTTCCTCAGTAAGCCATCAGACGCTATTGTCACTTTGTTTAATTTATTTAGTAGAGGGGTCGTAACACAACTGTTTTTGAGCACATTATCAGCTCTATTCATAGCGTTTGTACTTTCTATAGTGATAGGTGTTTATTTCGGTATGATCATAGGTTCTGTTAAAATACTCAAAGAAGGGATGGAGCCACTTGTGGCAGTCTTCTTTAGCATTCCAAAAGTTCTTCTCATTCCTATTTTTTGGTCCATCTTTGGCTTCAGCTTCGAGTACAAGGTCGCCTACTCATTTATACATGGCTTACCCCCAATCTTGCTTAATGTGATAGCTATGACAACTTTGACAGAAGAAAGCCATTTGAAGGTAGCTAAACTATATGGCGCCTCACGTTTACAACTATATCAAAAGATAATACTGCCATCCATAACTTTTGGTTTACTATCTTCTTTGAGATTGGCATTAAATCTCTGCTTAATAGGTGTGATAATAGCTGAAATGTTCGTAGGAACAACGGGTCTAGGATTTGCTCTTCGTCAATACGCAAGCACTTTTAAGATCCCGGAGTTCTATGCAATAATTTATTTGTTAGCTTCCTTTAGTGTATCAATTAATATTATTTTGCTAGGTTTTGAGAGACGTATAATCACTAGACGTGGCCTACGTACAGCAGTTAGAGTCTTGTAG
- a CDS encoding ABC transporter permease, whose translation MVLKTGVLIRIIIVVLLLIVWEILPIVGVVNEFSVPRFSKVLFRAVEILDPYTSASTIPSGFYAHLYVTLFEIGLAFLITICIGLPVGFLFGYFRLITQIYEPLLYFIYAFPSVALYPLIVVILGFGPPSKILFGFFLGLFPLILNTIAALRSVRPTYVLVSHSFGCTATQLLLKVILPASLPLIISGIRLALGFNIIGVIFGEIVASSMGLGFVITTATYKLDAPTEYAAIIISLSIAYVIVEAIRFIERLVFKNEVR comes from the coding sequence TTGGTTCTCAAAACAGGCGTTCTAATAAGAATAATTATAGTCGTGTTGCTATTAATTGTGTGGGAGATATTACCAATAGTAGGTGTAGTGAACGAGTTTAGTGTACCAAGATTCTCAAAGGTATTATTTAGAGCAGTTGAAATCTTGGATCCGTATACTTCCGCCTCAACTATCCCGTCTGGATTCTACGCCCACCTGTATGTAACTCTATTTGAAATAGGGCTAGCTTTCTTAATTACAATATGCATCGGCTTACCAGTAGGTTTCCTATTCGGGTATTTCAGACTTATTACTCAAATATATGAACCACTCCTTTATTTTATTTATGCTTTTCCAAGTGTAGCCCTTTATCCGTTAATTGTTGTTATACTAGGATTTGGCCCTCCATCCAAAATATTATTTGGTTTCTTTCTCGGACTCTTTCCTTTGATACTTAATACTATAGCCGCATTAAGAAGTGTTCGTCCTACATACGTTCTAGTCTCCCATTCATTTGGTTGCACAGCAACACAATTGTTATTGAAAGTTATACTTCCGGCTTCTCTTCCGCTTATTATTTCAGGTATAAGACTAGCTTTAGGTTTTAATATAATAGGTGTAATTTTTGGGGAGATAGTAGCCTCTTCGATGGGTCTAGGCTTTGTAATAACGACCGCAACCTATAAACTAGATGCGCCAACAGAATACGCAGCGATAATAATCTCATTGAGCATCGCCTATGTTATAGTTGAGGCCATAAGGTTCATTGAGAGATTGGTGTTTAAAAATGAAGTTCGATAA
- a CDS encoding ABC transporter ATP-binding protein, translating to MKGIKIEGVSKQYISGNTLKVIDNIDLSINPNTFTTIIGPSGCGKSTLLQIVAGIIKADTGRVIIDGQEINSPRPDIISMVFQDPALFPWRNVLQNVEFPLELKGVNKTERRRTANKYLSLVGLSDFVTYYPNQLSGGMQQRVNLARALVTQPQILLMDEPFGALDEQTRQKMAMELVRIWQQTGVTILFVTHSLVEAAYLSDRVIVLSHRPATVRAIIDIDLPRPREIEDPTLVGVRKQMWSLLSRERE from the coding sequence ATGAAAGGTATAAAGATTGAAGGAGTATCCAAACAGTACATTAGTGGAAACACACTTAAGGTTATAGATAATATTGACTTATCTATTAATCCAAACACCTTCACCACGATCATCGGGCCGAGCGGATGCGGTAAGTCTACACTTTTACAGATTGTAGCGGGAATTATTAAGGCTGATACGGGGAGAGTGATTATAGATGGTCAAGAAATTAACTCACCAAGACCAGATATTATATCTATGGTCTTCCAAGACCCTGCGCTTTTTCCGTGGAGAAATGTTTTACAAAATGTAGAATTCCCGCTTGAGCTAAAAGGTGTTAATAAAACTGAGAGAAGAAGGACAGCAAACAAATATCTTTCTTTAGTAGGATTAAGTGATTTTGTAACTTACTACCCCAACCAACTCTCAGGTGGTATGCAGCAGCGCGTAAACTTGGCTCGAGCATTAGTAACTCAACCGCAGATATTATTGATGGACGAACCGTTTGGCGCTTTAGATGAGCAGACAAGACAAAAAATGGCCATGGAGCTCGTTCGTATATGGCAGCAGACTGGTGTTACAATTCTATTTGTAACTCACTCTCTTGTTGAAGCAGCTTACCTTTCGGATAGAGTTATAGTTCTCTCACACCGTCCCGCAACTGTTAGAGCTATAATAGACATAGATTTACCTAGACCGAGGGAAATAGAAGATCCAACATTAGTTGGAGTAAGGAAACAAATGTGGAGCTTGCTTAGTAGAGAGCGAGAGTAA
- a CDS encoding metal-dependent hydrolase, translating to MEPLVHFVVPFVALVLLGVDVRRAFLLSLLALTPDLDALFLVHRSFTHSLIALLAVSTPIFFVIYKFKPKVLKYGFMGFFSVATHIALDLPAGYTPLLWPLYNNSVWVQAELSAHIGSALNLALDLHILTEPIVFEVARSLDAPLFTGSGLVASFVILVPVLARVLDRGVRRAQR from the coding sequence TTGGAGCCTTTAGTTCACTTTGTGGTACCTTTTGTCGCCTTGGTGCTCTTGGGTGTGGATGTAAGGAGGGCTTTTCTCCTCTCTCTCCTCGCCTTAACCCCTGATTTGGATGCTTTATTTCTTGTGCATAGATCCTTTACGCATTCTCTCATCGCACTCTTGGCTGTTTCAACACCCATCTTTTTTGTGATCTACAAGTTTAAGCCGAAGGTTCTGAAGTATGGGTTTATGGGGTTCTTTTCTGTTGCTACGCATATCGCCCTAGATCTCCCGGCGGGCTACACGCCGCTGTTGTGGCCCCTTTACAACAACTCTGTGTGGGTTCAGGCTGAGCTATCTGCGCACATAGGGAGCGCACTAAACCTCGCCTTAGATCTTCATATATTAACCGAACCGATAGTGTTTGAGGTCGCTAGAAGCCTTGATGCCCCTCTTTTCACAGGCAGTGGTTTAGTGGCATCTTTCGTTATACTTGTCCCTGTTCTTGCTAGGGTGCTCGATAGGGGGGTTAGACGTGCTCAGCGTTAG
- a CDS encoding metal ABC transporter permease has product MLEVLQYEFIRNAVFTALIASVACGIIGVYVVVNRIVFLSDGISHAAFGGIGLGYFLGLNPIYAAITFAVAVAVGVGATSKKLGAREDTVIGVIWALGMAVGIIFVKLTPGYVPDLFSYLFGNILTVPRSDLIVMLVLDLILVLTVALLFKELLAISFDREFAQTLRLPVNLIYYILLTLVALTVVMLIRVVGVILVMALLTIPAAVSEIFTKRLVHMMFGAAALSLLFTLLGLWLSYLTNLPSGATIVLLASAVYFSTLLYNRCAKRK; this is encoded by the coding sequence TTGCTTGAGGTCCTACAATACGAGTTCATCAGAAACGCTGTCTTCACAGCTCTCATAGCAAGCGTAGCATGCGGCATAATCGGCGTATATGTTGTCGTCAATAGAATCGTCTTTTTAAGCGACGGGATCTCGCACGCAGCATTTGGAGGAATAGGTTTAGGATACTTTCTAGGCTTAAACCCGATATACGCTGCGATCACTTTCGCAGTAGCGGTAGCGGTAGGGGTTGGTGCTACGTCAAAGAAACTTGGGGCGCGAGAAGACACCGTGATAGGTGTAATCTGGGCGTTAGGTATGGCGGTTGGTATAATCTTCGTAAAACTTACACCAGGTTATGTGCCAGACCTGTTCTCCTACCTATTCGGTAACATCCTCACGGTGCCCAGATCCGACTTAATCGTGATGCTGGTTTTAGACCTTATCCTCGTCTTAACGGTCGCACTACTTTTCAAGGAGCTTCTTGCCATTTCATTCGACAGAGAATTCGCTCAAACGCTCAGACTACCGGTTAATCTGATCTATTACATCTTATTGACACTCGTAGCTCTCACTGTGGTTATGCTGATTAGAGTTGTTGGTGTAATACTAGTTATGGCGCTGCTTACAATACCGGCTGCTGTAAGCGAAATCTTCACGAAAAGGCTCGTACATATGATGTTTGGGGCAGCAGCCTTAAGTCTACTCTTCACACTACTCGGCCTCTGGTTATCATATCTAACAAATCTACCTTCAGGCGCAACCATAGTCCTTCTAGCATCAGCGGTCTACTTCTCAACCCTACTATACAACAGATGTGCGAAGCGAAAGTAG
- a CDS encoding ABC transporter ATP-binding protein — MPNLAVEIEEVSVYFNSKCVLEGINLKVLENDFLGIIGPNGGGKTTLLKVIAGLLKPTKGFVKVYGKPPHKSEKLIGYVPQLNQPDLSFPATVWDVVLTGRLNRSNLIKPYSEADKRAALEALKAVELEGLKDEPIGKLSGGQRQRVFIARALATEPKLLLLDEPTLSVDRRLDTKFWEYLNELKSRMTIIVVTHDISALSKYVDKIACLNKKLYYNESKQITREMWMEAYQCPVDIIAHGLPHRVVEEH, encoded by the coding sequence TTGCCTAACCTAGCGGTGGAGATTGAGGAAGTTTCAGTCTACTTCAACTCAAAATGCGTGCTCGAAGGTATCAACCTTAAGGTTCTTGAAAACGACTTCCTTGGCATAATCGGGCCTAATGGAGGCGGTAAGACAACCTTACTCAAAGTTATAGCTGGGTTACTGAAGCCGACCAAAGGCTTCGTAAAGGTCTATGGGAAGCCTCCTCATAAATCTGAGAAGTTGATCGGCTACGTACCTCAGCTGAACCAACCAGACCTATCCTTCCCAGCTACGGTCTGGGATGTAGTCCTAACAGGTAGACTCAACCGAAGTAACTTAATTAAACCATATAGTGAAGCGGACAAAAGAGCCGCTTTGGAAGCACTAAAGGCTGTGGAGCTAGAAGGGCTGAAGGATGAACCCATAGGTAAACTTTCAGGCGGGCAGAGGCAGAGGGTCTTCATAGCAAGAGCCCTAGCAACAGAGCCGAAGCTCCTCTTACTAGATGAACCGACGCTAAGCGTTGACAGGAGGCTTGACACGAAATTCTGGGAATATCTTAACGAGCTTAAAAGCAGGATGACGATAATAGTCGTTACACACGACATATCCGCCCTTTCAAAATATGTGGATAAGATCGCTTGCTTAAACAAAAAACTCTACTACAACGAGTCGAAGCAGATAACACGGGAGATGTGGATGGAAGCCTACCAATGTCCAGTAGACATCATAGCACACGGTCTGCCACACAGAGTAGTTGAAGAACACTGA
- a CDS encoding zinc ABC transporter solute-binding protein produces the protein MNRWTASLILILLVAVGASVSALLAPNSEPQNTGSQKIRVGVTINPYAEFVRRVGGDRVDVAVLVPPNADPHTFDLTPSAIRAVSGARIYFKVGAGLEFEVNWLDKLAELNPNMLIVDTSAEIELIGSQGHSDPHVWLSPRNAIKIVDSIYQGLVQIDPDGAKIYKENRDTYVNDLQKLDYEVKEILSDLRTRVFVVYHSAWAYFARDYNLKQIALEEEGKEPTVEEMVKVVEAAKAAGVKAVFAQPQFDPRQLEVITKELGVEIILVDTHSFTDYVTHIKGFALSLKEALS, from the coding sequence ATGAACCGATGGACCGCATCCCTAATCCTAATTCTGCTCGTAGCCGTAGGAGCAAGTGTTTCGGCTCTATTAGCCCCAAATTCGGAGCCACAAAACACCGGATCTCAAAAGATTAGGGTTGGTGTAACAATAAACCCGTATGCCGAGTTTGTTAGAAGAGTGGGTGGAGATAGGGTGGACGTTGCGGTTCTGGTGCCGCCTAACGCCGACCCACACACCTTTGATCTAACACCATCCGCTATCAGGGCTGTGAGCGGTGCTAGAATCTACTTTAAAGTCGGTGCTGGTCTTGAGTTTGAAGTCAACTGGTTAGATAAGTTGGCTGAGCTAAACCCAAATATGCTTATAGTTGACACAAGCGCTGAAATAGAGTTGATAGGCTCTCAGGGACATTCTGACCCGCACGTCTGGCTCTCACCAAGAAACGCCATTAAAATAGTCGACTCAATATACCAGGGGCTTGTGCAGATAGACCCAGACGGTGCGAAGATCTATAAGGAGAATCGAGACACATACGTAAACGACCTGCAGAAACTCGATTATGAGGTTAAGGAGATCCTCTCAGACCTCAGAACAAGGGTCTTCGTGGTCTATCACTCAGCTTGGGCATACTTTGCCAGAGACTACAACTTAAAACAGATCGCTCTAGAAGAAGAGGGCAAAGAACCGACGGTCGAGGAGATGGTTAAAGTAGTCGAAGCGGCCAAAGCAGCAGGCGTAAAAGCGGTCTTCGCCCAACCACAGTTTGACCCACGGCAGCTAGAAGTTATAACAAAGGAACTGGGCGTAGAGATTATCTTGGTTGACACACATTCCTTCACAGACTATGTTACACACATAAAGGGCTTCGCCCTATCCCTAAAGGAGGCGCTGAGCTAG
- a CDS encoding CopG family ribbon-helix-helix protein, whose translation MAVISVSINDHLLAELDRIRSEVGFSGRSEALRAAIRLLASEYPRKVELDERTVGVLLLIHGHEAEDLVTEAKHRFLDIVHTQVHNRFKVDKCLELFILNGLLSRMLEFKSIFQRSDKIDYVKLITI comes from the coding sequence TTGGCTGTAATCAGCGTTTCGATTAACGATCACTTGTTAGCAGAGCTCGACAGAATACGGAGTGAAGTAGGTTTTTCAGGAAGATCTGAAGCGCTGAGGGCTGCGATAAGGCTGCTAGCCTCAGAGTACCCACGCAAAGTGGAGCTTGATGAAAGGACCGTCGGGGTTCTTCTGCTCATACACGGTCATGAGGCTGAAGATCTTGTTACTGAGGCGAAGCATAGATTTCTCGACATAGTGCATACCCAAGTTCATAATAGGTTTAAGGTAGATAAGTGTCTAGAGCTCTTCATACTAAACGGTCTATTGAGTAGGATGCTTGAATTCAAGAGCATCTTCCAGAGAAGCGACAAAATCGATTACGTTAAACTGATCACAATCTGA
- a CDS encoding MFS transporter gives MAYGIRYTFGMVLPEMMRDLNLTNAQAALIYTTFLTTYTVSSLFVGFLIDSIGIKRIVLAFLPLFGIGTALMSLVSSQLWGILFFSVAGVGASVGWVPLVVWVQKAYPTKRGWSLGILQIGVNSGFSTLGLVTPLMLPHLGWRGIWAFLGGLALIWLLPLTAVAKEPEANPASHKTVSVQMRECGGVLRDIKFWLGGISYALGGFAIMVPMTFSKAYANLELGLNLAEATSIFSIIGFTGIFSALSISIISDKIGRKRSIVISNLALAAGLVGSAFFSKSFLEIAAWSVIVGVGYSTIWPLYAALVKDMYSWNVAGSITGFWTLLCGVGLLTSPYVCGVLIDYTGSYRPAYLLGSVVAIIAILLILKIRTQSTRC, from the coding sequence ATGGCTTACGGTATTAGGTACACGTTCGGTATGGTGTTACCTGAGATGATGCGTGATCTGAATCTTACAAACGCACAAGCTGCTCTCATATATACCACTTTTTTGACAACATATACCGTCTCATCACTATTCGTCGGTTTTCTGATCGATTCTATCGGCATTAAAAGAATCGTGCTCGCTTTCCTACCCTTATTTGGTATCGGGACAGCTCTTATGAGCTTGGTTTCTAGTCAGCTTTGGGGTATACTGTTTTTCTCAGTCGCCGGAGTGGGCGCTTCTGTGGGATGGGTTCCACTTGTTGTTTGGGTTCAGAAAGCCTACCCAACTAAACGCGGTTGGTCGCTAGGCATTCTCCAGATAGGGGTTAATTCAGGGTTTTCTACATTAGGTTTGGTAACACCTTTAATGTTGCCCCATTTAGGTTGGCGGGGCATCTGGGCCTTTTTAGGCGGTTTAGCGCTGATCTGGCTGCTCCCTCTAACCGCCGTAGCCAAGGAGCCAGAAGCTAACCCGGCTTCACATAAGACCGTATCTGTGCAGATGAGAGAATGCGGAGGCGTGCTAAGGGACATAAAGTTCTGGCTGGGGGGCATATCTTATGCGCTCGGAGGATTCGCCATAATGGTTCCGATGACCTTCTCAAAAGCTTATGCAAACCTAGAGCTCGGGCTGAACCTAGCCGAAGCCACTTCGATCTTTAGCATAATAGGTTTCACAGGCATCTTTAGCGCCTTGTCCATCTCGATAATCTCAGATAAGATCGGAAGGAAGCGTTCAATAGTAATATCAAATCTTGCGTTAGCCGCTGGATTAGTCGGTTCAGCCTTCTTTTCAAAGTCTTTCCTAGAAATCGCCGCCTGGAGCGTAATTGTAGGAGTAGGCTACAGTACTATATGGCCGCTCTACGCAGCGCTGGTAAAAGATATGTATAGCTGGAACGTCGCGGGCTCAATAACCGGGTTCTGGACCTTGCTCTGCGGCGTCGGGCTCCTAACTTCACCCTACGTCTGCGGCGTCTTAATAGACTATACTGGGAGCTACAGACCAGCATACCTACTGGGCTCGGTTGTGGCGATCATCGCCATACTTCTCATATTAAAGATAAGAACACAGAGTACAAGATGCTAG
- a CDS encoding ABC transporter ATP-binding protein translates to MTNKLVVKAEDLHYVYQDGTVGVEYANLTIYEGECAAIVGPNGSGKSTLLLLIDGLLKPTKGRVYVFGELMAERNAKKLRRRIGLLMQNPDDMLFSSTVQEDLEFGLAQLDVPKDEAATLVDKVAKRLGLERLLNKPPYRLSEGEKQRAALACILVTEPDLLLLDEPTAQVDLNSKRIILRILNELKAEGKSVIFTTHDLNLVPYLASKVILMNRSKRIAAEGGARTILKDTQLLQACELEPPDITRLFLYLGFREPPLTVEEGVEALTKLFTYNKLKSGSEGFYSI, encoded by the coding sequence TTGACGAACAAACTAGTAGTCAAGGCAGAGGACCTACACTATGTCTACCAAGACGGCACCGTTGGTGTGGAGTATGCAAACCTAACTATCTACGAAGGTGAATGTGCTGCAATAGTAGGGCCAAACGGCTCAGGAAAATCCACACTCCTACTGCTCATAGACGGGCTTCTCAAACCAACCAAAGGCAGAGTCTACGTCTTCGGCGAACTTATGGCTGAAAGAAACGCCAAGAAGCTTAGAAGGCGCATAGGGCTCTTGATGCAGAACCCCGATGATATGCTCTTTAGCAGCACTGTGCAAGAAGACTTGGAATTCGGCTTAGCTCAGCTTGATGTACCTAAAGATGAAGCTGCAACACTAGTCGATAAAGTAGCTAAGAGGCTTGGGCTCGAAAGGCTACTCAATAAGCCGCCATATAGGCTTAGCGAAGGTGAAAAGCAGCGTGCGGCATTAGCGTGCATACTAGTCACAGAACCAGACCTTTTGCTACTAGATGAACCGACTGCACAAGTCGACCTCAACTCTAAAAGAATAATTCTCCGCATCTTAAATGAGCTAAAAGCTGAGGGAAAGAGTGTTATCTTCACAACTCACGATCTGAATCTCGTACCCTACTTAGCCAGCAAGGTCATCCTTATGAATAGAAGCAAAAGAATCGCAGCAGAAGGAGGCGCAAGAACCATACTGAAGGATACTCAACTACTTCAGGCCTGCGAACTGGAACCACCAGATATAACAAGGCTCTTCTTATATCTAGGCTTCAGAGAACCGCCTCTAACGGTCGAGGAAGGTGTTGAAGCATTAACTAAGCTCTTCACCTATAATAAGTTAAAGAGCGGATCAGAAGGCTTTTACTCAATCTAG